One segment of Allorhodopirellula heiligendammensis DNA contains the following:
- a CDS encoding NUDIX hydrolase — protein MNDNLPVDGRNRRSTNPTTDGWRRPSTIVAAPPRRSEREIVSPCSSEMATRLSERLTELRTSTRRDGLQWNMTPQLAYGRHRGPARMNSRQAAVAVGLYFDPDEGWIVPLTRRPHALRHHGGQICFPGGRIEAGETPTAAALREFEEELGIAADVVEICGELPMQYVYASDNEVTPVVCVLRKPSRPWQPDPAEVDEVIHLPLQIPCQRSSVGSFWHQRCVQAARDPQIDVAEFRFSAPAFEYQSLRIWGATAVILDQLAQCLQPIGFRSPERTNLPTWPIRCFGTTEATGLRTPSR, from the coding sequence GTGAATGACAACCTCCCTGTGGACGGTCGAAACCGCCGGTCAACGAATCCGACTACCGACGGCTGGAGACGTCCGTCAACGATTGTAGCCGCCCCGCCCCGTCGTTCCGAACGGGAAATTGTCAGCCCGTGTTCGTCCGAGATGGCCACGCGGCTAAGCGAGCGATTGACCGAACTCCGCACCAGCACCAGACGAGATGGTCTGCAGTGGAACATGACTCCACAGCTCGCCTATGGCCGCCATCGCGGCCCCGCTCGTATGAATTCTCGCCAAGCCGCCGTGGCGGTGGGATTGTATTTCGACCCTGATGAGGGTTGGATCGTCCCGCTCACTCGTCGTCCCCACGCCCTGCGGCATCATGGCGGCCAAATCTGTTTTCCCGGTGGACGCATCGAGGCAGGCGAGACGCCCACCGCAGCGGCGCTACGCGAATTTGAGGAAGAACTCGGCATCGCCGCGGACGTGGTCGAAATCTGTGGTGAACTGCCGATGCAGTATGTCTACGCCAGCGACAACGAAGTCACCCCAGTGGTATGTGTGCTCCGGAAACCCAGTCGGCCATGGCAACCCGACCCAGCAGAAGTCGACGAAGTCATCCATCTGCCCCTCCAGATCCCCTGTCAGCGATCCTCGGTAGGCTCGTTTTGGCACCAGCGATGCGTTCAGGCCGCCCGGGACCCCCAGATCGATGTCGCGGAGTTTCGCTTCAGCGCACCCGCATTTGAATATCAGTCGCTGCGAATTTGGGGCGCCACCGCCGTGATCCTGGACCAGTTGGCCCAGTGTTTGCAGCCTATTGGATTCCGCTCCCCCGAGCGAACGAATCTGCCAACTTGGCCGATTCGCTGTTTTGGCACAACCGAGGCCACTGGTCTACGAACCCCTTCCCGGTAA
- the trxA gene encoding thioredoxin: MASDAVKEFTDDNFDTEVLNSDAAVLVDFWAPWCGPCRQIAPMIEELATENPGVSIGKVNIDENPGVAQKFGINSIPTLLLFKNGEISESFVGVRPKAALQQAISAV; encoded by the coding sequence ATGGCCTCTGATGCGGTAAAAGAATTCACCGACGACAACTTCGACACTGAAGTCCTCAATAGCGACGCAGCAGTGCTCGTGGACTTCTGGGCACCTTGGTGCGGCCCCTGCCGCCAGATCGCTCCGATGATCGAAGAGCTCGCTACCGAAAACCCAGGCGTCTCGATTGGCAAAGTCAACATTGACGAAAACCCCGGTGTGGCGCAAAAGTTCGGCATCAACAGCATCCCTACCTTGTTGCTGTTCAAGAACGGTGAAATCTCCGAAAGTTTCGTCGGCGTGCGTCCCAAAGCGGCGCTCCAACAAGCCATCTCGGCGGTATGA
- a CDS encoding DNA-methyltransferase, protein MTPTFQSDCGRVTLYHADSMEVLPALAPESVDAIITDPPYSSGGFTRGDRNQKPSAKYQDNGVARKHAEFSGDNRDTRSWLAWCDLWLRQCRRIAKPGAYCQVFSDWRQLPTLTDALQTAGFIWRGIIAWDKTASSRAPHKGYFRHQCEYVAWGTNGPCNKATHAGPFPGCHTHRIKPAEKRHMCGKPVDLLAALAQPIPPSGTILDPFAGSGTMGVAAIKSGRRYIGIETDAHHYETAETWIRETLAAHPA, encoded by the coding sequence ATGACCCCAACCTTCCAAAGCGACTGCGGCCGCGTGACTCTCTACCACGCTGATTCGATGGAAGTGCTGCCGGCACTTGCACCGGAGAGCGTCGATGCGATTATCACCGATCCGCCCTATTCCTCCGGCGGGTTTACCCGTGGTGATCGCAATCAAAAGCCGTCTGCGAAGTACCAAGACAACGGCGTCGCCCGAAAGCACGCCGAATTCAGCGGCGACAACCGCGACACACGATCCTGGCTAGCATGGTGCGACCTCTGGCTCCGCCAATGCCGACGCATCGCCAAACCCGGAGCCTACTGCCAAGTGTTCTCGGATTGGCGGCAACTCCCCACGCTCACCGACGCCCTCCAAACAGCCGGCTTCATCTGGCGCGGCATCATCGCGTGGGACAAAACCGCCTCGAGCCGAGCCCCGCACAAAGGCTACTTCCGCCACCAATGCGAGTACGTTGCCTGGGGAACCAACGGACCCTGCAACAAAGCCACCCACGCCGGCCCGTTCCCCGGCTGCCACACCCACCGCATCAAGCCAGCCGAAAAGCGGCACATGTGCGGCAAGCCGGTCGACCTCCTCGCCGCTCTCGCCCAACCGATCCCGCCTAGCGGCACGATCCTCGACCCTTTCGCCGGCTCCGGCACAATGGGCGTCGCTGCGATCAAATCCGGCCGCCGCTATATCGGCATCGAAACCGACGCCCACCATTACGAAACGGCCGAGACGTGGATCCGCGAAACCCTGGCCGCTCACCCAGCCTAG